In Neomonachus schauinslandi chromosome 8, ASM220157v2, whole genome shotgun sequence, the genomic stretch CTTTATGTTCAACTTTCCTGTATCTTATATTTTCAGTGTGTCTCTTCAAACAGCATAAAGTTGGGTATTGTTTCTTGATCCAGTCTGACAAACTTTTAGCATTGTTGAATTATCAAGTTGGACAATATTTGTTTGTTAAATGGAACATTTGGTCCATTTATATTTAGGAATAATTTACATGTTGGTTTTAAATCTGTCATCCTACTCTTTTTTATTGTCCAACcaattctgtgttctttctttttctttccgtACTTGTTTTCTTATGGATTGGTTACTTTTGGTTATTCCTATTTAAGCTTTCCTATTTTAGTTTTGAACACACATACTCTTGCTATTTGTCAGTGGCTCCCCAGAAAACAACATGAACTCTTGGCTTCTCATACTAGTGTGTTAATTAGCTACTTTAACTGTTCTCCGAGGCAACACAAAGACCGTGAACACTTTCACTCCATTTATACCCCTCctcatttaaatgttatttttgcttgtatttctgtttagttttttcatctccacaatacattattttttatatagccAATGTTTACTTAGAATTATTCATATGtttgccatttttgtttttctttattcattcttgcATCTCCAGCTTTCCCTCTGGGATCACATTCCTTTGGCTTGAAAAAGATCTTCATTTAGGGCAGGACATATTTTGGCCTATTCTCTGTTTTAGTTTGTCTGAAAATTCTGTTTCACATTCATTCTTGGAGTCAGTGGGGAATAAATGAcatatatcttaatttaaaaaatggataaattcctaacaTGTGCTTTTTAGGGCCAAGTGAGGAGAAATAATGGTAGAAAGGCTAGGAACCAAGAAAATCCTTGGCTACACATGTATTTCCCTTATGCTGCCTTGAATTTTTCACCTCATTGGTTATACTGCCTGAAATCCCACCAGTGACTTCTGTTTGGTTTGATCTGGTTTACCAGATCCCTCTCTCAAAGCAGAAAAACCCACAGCGTTGTGAAGAGACCAAGGCATGAATGCCTACTTAATTTAACTAGACTGTTTTCTTTCTAACACCCTATAGGACCCTGTCCCACTCAAAACATAAAATTGTTCAAGGAAGGAGGAGAATGACCAGTAATTTGGAAGAATTTCTCCCAAAATCAGGTTGGGAAGGGCCACAAAATAGAGAGTTCAGGAGAGCCTGGAAGCATTAGCCCTGGGAAGTGGGGTAGGTCAAGGACAAAAGTCAACTCTATTGCACTCAGACCAAGGAGGACAGGGCATTGGTTCTGTTCAGACTTGAGGTATGAGTCCCCCAGAACGCAGCTTTAGAGTCTCCTGAACACACAGATTGTTTACCTTCAACAGCCCAGGTCTCCTGAGAACTTGACCTGTACTCCCACGTGGGCAGGACCTCCAGAGCGCTGACACCACCCTCACAGGCGTTATCAAAATTTCTCTTAGAAGGGCAGCTGGAGCTGTGGAGAGCAGGGCAGGCCCTGAGAACAGAAAGACACAGTTTCAGACTCGAAGAAAGCTGATATATTTTATCTTGAATAAGTCCTTTGCCAAAACCAGCTCCTATTCAAACACTGTGCCCATTATCTGAAAACCAGGCCACTGGGAGGTAGGTCCAAAGAAGGTGATGGCTATattgttttttccctttggctCTTGGAACAACTGGATGTGGCAGATCACTTGGAACTTAGAGAAAGGAAGCGAGGGGAAAGGAGAGCGGGTCACGTACAGCACACCTCCGTGAGAGGCAGTAATACCAGAGTTAACAGCTCAGACTCTGggacattttaacatctctggcTAACGAGGGGTCCAGAGGATGAGGAAATTAACCAGCCCCACTTCCCCGATGGCTGTGCTGGGAGCACGTGGCCCCGCGGGGGGAGCAGGGTCTGGGTACTAGGAGAGAACCCCGGCCAGGGTCCCTGAAGATCCCCCCCATGTTGCAAGCCCCACCAGGAAGAAAGGCAGACTAGTCAGCCCTAAGGAGGGGGCGTCCTCCCCACCTTCAAAGAATCCCTGGAGCCTGGAAGAAGAAGAGAACACAGAGCAGGGACTTCTCATGGGCCCTGACCTAAGCCATCAGTtgaaaaatgtgggaaaataaaaagagcagtTTACACCCTGATTTGagagggaaaaagtaaaaataaaaaataaagcattgtaCTCATTTGCTTACATGtttaagaatacagaaaatatccATTAAATCCCTCTAGTAATCAATAAAATGCTTCCACTCTATTGagctcaaaaaacaaatatttaatggtGAGATTGTAAGTATTAGCAGGTATACAgggaagttttgggggagtcGGTGAGCTCATCCAATGTCCTGGGCCGCCTCCATGAGGACCCCTGGCCTCCCAGTTTGGGCTGGAACTGAGGATTGAGCCTTCTGGTTCCTACTCTACGTCAGCGTCTCTGATCCTCCTTTCCTGCCCATGACCAAAATCTCAGTGCCTTCCAGACCTTCTCATTCCTAAGACCCAGACTCCCTCAGCCACCCTAAAGTTCTCCCTGCTCAGACCACAGTGGGTCAGCATGGCCTGGTCCTGCACTTCTTGGCTGGGGTTCAGAGGTTCAAGGTGCAGCGGGGCTGGCCTCTAGACAATGCCCCCCCACCCAGGAAACCCAGCACAGCTGCCCCCTGACTCTctcagagatattttttttttttttttttttgtctaagaGTATAATAGCATTTGTTAATATGCTTGACAAACACAGGTTTTTGGTTTTCCCCATTCtaggtttaaaaaatatactaaaatctaATAAACAATCTATGAAAGTATAACATACAGAAAGTATACAATCTGTAAGCGGACAGCCCATTAAGTTATCACAGAGTGAATGTAACCAGCATCCAGCCCAAGAAATAGAACAGGAAGTCATAGCTAAATCCACAGCTAAACACAGTTTTCGAAGTCTTGCCACGGGCCAGATGGAATTGAGTGTCAAGCTCTTGTGCCCTGTACTCTCCTACTCCTCTTCTGACACGTCCTGGAAGGATTTAAAAATCTTGTACAGTATTGCCTTTGGCTGTGATCTAACTGCACAGAGATCGTCTCTCACACCAGACTGAAGGCTTCTGGGGGCAGGATCCCAGTTATCTGTTAGGTACTCGGGAGGTATGGTTTGAATGACCGAATGAATCCAGCCCCGGGCATACTGGTGTCCCAGGCCCGGGTCCGAGGCTCTTAGGCCTCATCTGCCCTTTATAGATGTCACAGCAGGCAGAACAGTTGACCAGGGTCCCGACTCAAACACTAGAGCATTATTCTCTCTACCCTACGGAGACAGAGCTGGGACGTAGAAAGTAGTAATCCAGCTCATCGATTCATGCAACAAACATGGATTAAACATCCACCTTGGTCCAGGAAAGACACATAAAGCAGACACAGTCTCCACCCTCAGGAGGAAAGCTCAGGCACCCATCACGTcaggaagaagcaagaaaaccCTCATAGAATTTGAATTACTGCTTCACGCTGCTCCAGGCAGGCTGTCCCCAGCGGGGTTGCTGACCCAGTGGTAGATAGAATGTGCCTTCACCAGCTGTCTTTGCTCTTCTGCAGGCCCCGCTATCCCGGTAGGCGTGGACGTGCAGGTGGAGAGCCTGGACAGCATCTCAGAGGTGGACATGGTATGCAGTGGCCTCGGCGGGGCAGCCTTGGGTGCGGGGTTCTGAGGTTAAGGTTCTGTGAGCACCTGCGGCTGCATGGGTGCGGGCCGTGCCTGGgtgggcagagccagggctgCAGGGGATAAAACTGGGAGCTGGAAGTTGGCTCAGGTGCAGCGAAGCATAGAGCAGAGGTTCTCGACCGGATGGGTAAAAGTAACTCGGGGAGTTGgttaaatgcagattcctgggccccaccggAGACTTCCCGAATCAGTCTCTGGGAGTGAGGCCCAGCCCCTTACATTTGGACACCCCCCCACATGATGGGACCGGTCAGATGAACCCCACTTGGAGGATCACGGGAGGTGGATATTTTCAGACAGAAATTCTGCCGTTCTCTGCTCTCCAGTGCCCGCCTGGAGCATGGCTCCCCTATGCAATCCTTGGCAGTGTCCACCAAGATCTGGTAGTAAGGGAAGGCTTTTGAAGAAGGCTTGTTTCAGTTGAGACCTGAAGGATGGCTAAGGAGACAGCGTGGGGAGGGccagagcaagagcaggggaagggcccCGGAGGCAGAAGAAACAGGAGGTTTACAAACACAAACTGAAACAGTGGAGCACAAagtgaggaaggggtgggggtggagggttgggCGGGTGGGGGTGCTCCCCTCCACGGGTGACCCTGCAGGACAGCCAGGAGGGGTAGAGCAGAAGTGGGCCCTACACTTtgataccaccaccaccaccaggcatCTTTCCACCCTCGCTCCCAGAAGAGGATGTTTGGGGTACTTATTTGTTCACACTTGTAACTTAGCCCTGGTATCCTCTGGTTGTGGCAGAGGTGCAAGACTCTTGGTTTAAGGCAGGAGACACTGTTTAACAGAAGGAGCTTTCAGGCTGAAGTTATAGTAGATACGCAGCTGTCCATGCCTTCATCCATTcattgcccacccccccccatttttccatcctgcaaatatttattgatcacctactcTGTGCCTTGCCAGGTACCGAGTTAGGGCCTGGAGATTCAATGGCACGCAGGACACAATTCTGCCTTCAAAGATTCTGCAAAACCCACGATAGAAACTCTCTTAAACAGGACACTTGACTGTGCAGGTTTCTCCCAGTGTCCACTCACCTGAGACTGAATGCTTAGCCAACAGGAAAGGAGCCCCGTGTGCACGAGTCtgggtgagagagagcaggacgCCGCGGAAATCCGCCCCGCTGGCCCCCATGCCAGGCTGTCCGCCTCACAGCTGCAGGCTTCATTCGCGACGCCTGCAGGAGGGGCTGCTCACCGTCCAGGGCTCCCACCTCACGACGCACGACAAGGAGCCAATCTCTTCCCTACTGTAGCAGCACCGTCCTGCGGCTGAGCCTCAGGTGTCTGTTGCTTTGGTTGCCGACGGGTTGATTGTAAGAAAGGAAGCTTTCTAAGCACTTCTGTCTGGTGTCCCCTCGGGCTCCCACAGGACTTCACCATGACCCTGTACCTGCGGCACTACTGGAAGGATGAGAGGCTGGCCTTTCCCAGCACCAGCAACAAGAGCAGGACCTTCGACGGCCGGCTGGTAAAGAAGATCTGGGTCCCCGACGTCTTCTTTGTTCACTCCAAACGGTCCTTCACCCACGACACCACCACTGACAACATCATGCTGAGGGTGTTTCCGGACGGGCACGTGCTCTACAGCATGAGGTAACTATCCACGGGCTCACTGTTTCTTGGTCCAACGCCATTCTAATATGTCTAGTCAGTCTCTTTGGCCCTGAAGAGTTTGTCACCGTGGTTGGGCCTGTGGGCTATACAGATGGCAGGAGCCTCCTGATGTCTGTTAGAAGTCTCTGAAGACGAAATGGTCACCCTAGTAGCCAGTGACTTCCCAGTCATCGGGGAGCTTAGGCTCGGGTTAAGAGACTAGGTGGGCCTGAGTGAGTTGAGGGAGTCAATGACCTTCTGTGTACCTTCCACCCCCGAGAGCCTAGGATTCCAGTTCATTGgttataaagatttaaaaagacaacaaGAGCTACTGTTTATTGAGTGCTACTGCAGACTGGCTTCTGGGCTAACGAGTGATTACGCAGGCTTATTCCCCATCTTCTTGGCCTGCTTGTACGGTTCACCAGAAGTCATTGCTAATAGCCTTGGGGTGGTGGGCCGGGGCAGGGGGCGTAACTTCCCAGGCATCTCTAGGGGAGGTGGCCCACTGGCTGAGGGCCACGCGCAGAGAAGGGTGCAAGTGTGTGCCCCTGACAGCCAACACCCTCAGTGGCTGGGGCCCCGCAGAGCACTGCTAACACGTGCTGCGGACGACAGAACTCTAAAAGTTAGGGTCCTGCAACGTAGACACCGGGGTTTCCAAGCTTCTGCAGTAGGTGTGAGAAGGCACTGCTCTTGGTCGTGTCGGGGTTCTCCTTACTCCGGGCAGGCGTATGAGCCAAGAACTCGCTGCACGAGCCAACATGCTTGTTTGGGTTGCCTAGGATTACGGTCACTGCCATGTGCAACATGGACTTCAGCCACTTTCCCCTGGACTCCCAGACCTGCTCTTTGGAGCTGGAAAGCTGTAAGTATCAGTGTTCCTAATGACAAATCTCCGCCTCGTTCCCACTCCAATCTCTGTGCCATTTTAGTAACCGTTGAGACTGAGTACTGCCTGCCCGTGGTAAGGCCTGTTCACTCCGAGGCTGGTGTAGGACTTCCCCGTGCCTTCAGCCACCTCAGAAGCAAAGGAATCGAATTAACTTGTTTTCCTTTCCCCAAAGATGCATATACAGATGAAGATCTGATGCTGTATTGGAAGAATGGGGATGAATCCCTGAAAACCGATGAGAAGATCTCCCTGTCCCAGTTTCTGATCCAGAAATTTCACACCACTTCCAGACTGGCCTTCTACAGCAGCACTGGTAGCTAATGTTTGCCACGGTCTGATCCGAATGTGGAAGAAAATACATTAGAACCCTCCAGCCTTGAACTTTTCCCCTGCCAATGAGAATGAATGTGTATTCCTAAGTAATGCATAGTTCTGCAAAACATAAGCAACACTTggaagcagaaatttaaaaagttgccGTTCTCTGAAATCCGATGGCCAGAGGCAACCACTCCTAACAATTTAGCACACACCCTTGCAAACATCTTGCTTTAATGATATAATTGTTTTACATGCTATTCTGTAGTCTGATTTGTTTGACTTAATGATACGCATGATAGCTTTCCGAGGAAATGTATCTATTACCTATATTTAGatctatagatttatttatttacttacttactttagtagcggaggggcagtggggagggaggatcccaggcggactccccactgagcatggagcctgactcagggctccatctaaggaccctgagatcatgacctgagccgaaatcaagagtcggacgcttcaccaactgagccaccacccaggcgcccctatagctttatttttaatgtttagtgTAACTCATCCTGGACCCCGGGGCTGTGTTTGAGGTTTTGAGAGGGTGCACCTGTCAGTCCTCTAATCTCACCGTTAGTTCTTGTCGTCGTTTCTGAGGGCTGTCATAATAAACACAACCTGGGGGCCTGAAGCAACAGGAATGTATTtgcccacagttctggaggccagaagtctgcaGGCCATGCTCCCCCCCTTAGGCTGTAGGGAGGAGCCCTTCCTTGTCTCTTACTAGTTTCTGGCGGGTTCTGCGTTGCTCTAATGCCTGCCTCGGTCATCACGTGGCATTCTCCGTGtccctctctgtgtcttcccATGCTGCTGTTTCTATGTATCTGTGTCCACAGAATTTCCGTCCTTTGTAAGGCTACCAGCCATTGGATTACGGCCCACCCTAATCCAACGTGCCCTCAGCTCATCTTGCTTCcatgtgcaaagaccctatttctaaataaggtcacattcacagaaactgggagataggacttcaacatatctttctgAGGGACACAGTTCACCCCATGACAGCCCTGCAGTAGCTACAGGACACTAAGGGACTTCTCACTTCTTCCCCCCTTGTCCGTGTGCCGAGAAGCCCAGGCCCTTCCGTGCGGAGCTTTCGTGCCGTCTGCTCCTGCACGTCCCCCATCTATCTCCCTGTTCCCCTGCCCCCACGCACGCCCCTCTGTGCCCAACATCAAACACTGAAAAAGACCAAGCCTCAGTCCAAGTGGTTTTAGTGTCTGGACAGCCCAAGCCGGCTTCCGTTTGTGCCCAGAGGGCTCGTCCTCAtcactctcttcccttctccacgGGTATGTATTGCCACACAatcttcctttctcatctcttcttaGCAAGTTCAAACCCAATCTCTTTCTAAAACCATTTTTAAGAATGTCTTCTATAACTTTTTACTATGTGTCACTGTTTTGAGAACTTTATTTGAATTAACTAATTTCTACCCAACAAACCTATGGtgtagatattattatccccaatttacagatgagaaaactgagactcagaaggaTTAAGTTGCTTATTGAAgttgcacagctagtaagtggccaATCTGCCTTAGTCACTATGTGTACTCCCCTTAGATGTTTTCTATATTCAAATAGAagcttgtttgtttgtcttgAGCCTTTCTAGAGTCCAGATTAAAATGCATCTTCCTCTCCCATTACTTACTATGTACCAACAAGCAGGTTtatcatcccccctccccccacaggggCTGCGATCTCACCACAGAGTGCTGTTTGGAACAcagagtatacatttttaaagctcttgGTTCCCTCCTAGTGTTTCCAAGGCAACTCTCCCCGGTTTTCTTAAGAGGAAAGGATAGTGGAATAGTCCTTCACAGAATGAAGGCAACTCTCAGCCCTTCCAGAAAGACCCTGTACAAACCTAAGGAACAATGTGATTTGCTTCATGGGTGCCAATTTAAGTAGGGAAAATAAAGCTGACATGACGGGGCAAAGGTTGTGGGATGAATAAATGATTAGGAGTGTCTGTCACATCTGAAGATGTGTCTATTCACTCCACTAAAAGCACCTAGCTCATTCAGACAACCAAGGAACCTACGTAGTAACCGTGTGTCAAGCTTGTCTGGACCCATCTTATTGTTCCAGCCTTTCCCTAGTGATCCAACCCTCCCCTTACCTGATTCAGCGGTAACTTTCCACACCAGCCAGGTAGCCCTTGTTCCCTCAGCAGCGTTTTCCTGGGGGCAGCCTGCGGTCCTCCTGCATCCAAACCACCAGGGGAGTGTGTCTGACAAGCAGATTTCCGGGCCCTGTTGCAAGCTACTGAGTCAGTATCCCAGGCTGGGCTGAaatgggagtggggtgggtgtGTGCACACAGTTGCAAAAGTTACTTTTGACATTTATATGGCCCTTGACGCCATCCTTGGTCCCAGTGATTGGGTATCGATCTTGTGGATCATTTGACACCTTACCATTTTAGTCCTTGTTTACAACCATCCATCCGTGATATATGTGGAGACTGGCTGAGCTGACCAATCTACAACCGAGGGGACAGTGACAAGAGCCCAGCTCTGCTGGCTCCTGCCTCAGTGGTATTGGACTCAACAAAATAGAACCAGTCCCACTTCTTAGCCTCCTGAGCAGTGAATCCTCAGGAAATATGGTTGGGGGTTGCAAATAACAAATACAAACCAGCAACTAAACCTAGATCTCTCGTTCTACCTTTCCCCAAAATgttaggggaagagaagagaagttaGGTACATTGAATAAAACAGTACATGCATTAGATACTGGCAAGACACTTATTAATAGAGGGCTTAGATTTTAGAAAGGAGATGTATTATAGTAAGTCAATTGTTCATTAACTTCTAACTTTCTGCTGAAGAGgagagcagtgggggtgggggttgggggaaaggcTCCCAGGGAAGGAGTTTGTTTTTACCTCTCAAACTGAACCTCACTGGCTTCTTCCTGTGTCCCCCAGGCTGGTACAACCGTCTCTACATTAACTTCACGTTGCGACGccacatcttcttcttcttaCTCCAAACCTACTTCCCTGCCACCCTGATGGTCATGCTGTCCTGGGTGTCCTTCTGGATCGACCGCAGAGCTGTGCCCGCCAGAGTTTCACTGGGTAAAAGCATGTGTtaaggtgtgtgtgggggggtggctATATTTTCCAGCAGGTCACTataaagagaaaaggtaaaatcATCATTCAGAGTTAACTGATGGTTTGTCAGAGCCCAAAGGAGCAAACTTTCCTCCCGCTTGCAGCCTTCACCATTCACACGTTGCTCTGCGTTTCCTAGACTACTTCACGGAAACCACAGGGAGCTAAAACTATGTCAACTTTGCTCCAAtcacttcagaaaaataaagcctatttggGGGATAGACTTCCCCACCAGCAGTCTTAGAGCTCAGTACTTCGATAAATAAGACAATTCTGCAAATGCCAAAACCTTATTCTGTAAATACAAAAATTGTGTTTGCTGGCCTTGGTTGGACAGACTGAGCGTTCGAAGGCAGGGCGGGGATTAGgggatttggggggagggagagggctgtACTCCCCAGAGTTGCGGTTTTAGTCCTCCCAGACCCGAAATTCCAGAGGGAACGTTAACAGCTCATCATTGTCAATTTGGAGGAAATCGGCTTGGGCTCCAAGAAATGTGAGGGTTTAACCAGCAAGGCACAATGAAGTTAGCGTGACAGGCCTCCAGGAATTTCCACAAGTCTTCGGAGACTTAATCAGTGTGGCTCAGATGAGAGGGAATGAGGCCATTCCTCGCGGCGTGGCCAGTTTCCTTTAGAGGGGTCCTTCACTCACTGTTTCGAATTCCACATCCGGCGGGGTCCTTCGCGGAGCGCTGCTGATCCGGTGAGCCACAtcacccacccccaggccccgGAGGGGCTGACAGGCAAAGGGGACCAGCAGCAGCGAGCTGGCCGGGGCGTGGgcggcgggtgtgtgtgtgtgtgtgtgtgtgtgtgtgtgtgtgtgtgtgtgtagccgcCGGCTGCTTGTGGAGCAGATCCACAGCGTGGATGTTTCCATGCCCCGGGGGATTTCCCGTTGGGTTTCCGACAGGGAGAACGTAAAACGGTGACTCCGTGCCACGTGGGGCGCAGTTCCGTACCCTCGTCAGCGGCTGACCTATCGCTGCATGTTGCAGGTATCACCACCGTGCTGACCATGTCCACCATCATCACGGGCGTGAACGCCTCCATGCCCCGCGTCTCCTACATCAAGGCGGTGGACATCTACCTCTGGGTCAGCTTCGTGTTCGTGTTCCTGTCGGTGCTGGAGTACGCAGCCGTCAACTACCTGACCACTGTGCAGGAGCGCAAGGAGCGGAAGCTGCGCGAGAAGGCGAGCTGAGTTTCCTTCACCTCCTCGTCCGAGCCCAGGCCCCTGGTTGCACGAGAATGGCGGGGACGGAGGGTGGCGTGTAGAGGAGGGCGATGTTTGCGCAAAATGGAGGAGGGTCTATTTTAGAATAGGTTCTAGCTCCTTCCATCAAGGATCCCAGAAAGCAGAAAGTCTTTGGACCAAGACTAGGAACAGGGAGACTTGGGGGTCTTAGGTCCAACTCTGCCACTTAggctgggcctctgtttcctcatctctaagaaAGGTAGAGCGCAGTCCTCACCTCGCCTTCGTCCCAGGGTCGTTGTAAGGATTATGCGACGTAATGCATGCAAAAGTTGTTTTGAAACTGCGGGGTTCTGGACAGACATAAAGTATCACTATTACTACTGGACATGTTTAGGGAAGGTGCCTCCAGGTCCTTTGACCGGACAAGGGGAGAGTTCTAGAATTAAAAACTCCTGTATTTATCTGTGCTCTGACCAATTAAAAATTCAGTCACATACAACTTTAGCCTTTAGACTCATTGGAAATAACTACGCTATCTGCACGATACTGCACTATCCTATACCAACCTACGTTAGTTATGAGATAGGATACAAATGGGGGAATTCAGGCAAT encodes the following:
- the GABRR2 gene encoding gamma-aminobutyric acid receptor subunit rho-2, whose translation is MPYFTRLILFLFCLTALVESRKPKRRRWTGQLEMPKPSHLYKKNLDVTKIRKGKPQPLLRVEDHDFSMRPAFGGPAIPVGVDVQVESLDSISEVDMDFTMTLYLRHYWKDERLAFPSTSNKSRTFDGRLVKKIWVPDVFFVHSKRSFTHDTTTDNIMLRVFPDGHVLYSMRITVTAMCNMDFSHFPLDSQTCSLELESYAYTDEDLMLYWKNGDESLKTDEKISLSQFLIQKFHTTSRLAFYSSTGWYNRLYINFTLRRHIFFFLLQTYFPATLMVMLSWVSFWIDRRAVPARVSLGITTVLTMSTIITGVNASMPRVSYIKAVDIYLWVSFVFVFLSVLEYAAVNYLTTVQERKERKLREKFPCMCGMLHSRTMTLDGSYSESEANSLAGYPRSHFLTEEERQDKIVVHLALSNESNSSRKKGLLKGHMGLRIFQNTHAIDKYSRLIFPASYIFFNLIYWSVFS